The following proteins come from a genomic window of Streptococcus pneumoniae:
- a CDS encoding VIT1/CCC1 transporter family protein produces MDSNFAGRLNILRAGVLGANDGIISIAGVVIGVASATTNIWIIFLSGFAAILAGAFSMAGGEYVSVSTPKDTEEAAVSREKLLLDQDRELAKKSLDAAYIQNGECKTSAQLLTNKIFLKNPLKALVEEKYGIEYEEFTNPWHAAISSFVAFFLRSLPPMLSVTIFPSDYRIPATVLIVGVALLLTGYTSARLGKDPTRTAMIRNLAIGLLTMGVTFLLEQLFSI; encoded by the coding sequence ATCGATTCAAATTTTGCAGGTCGTTTAAATATCCTGCGCGCAGGTGTTCTTGGTGCTAACGATGGAATTATTTCCATTGCTGGTGTGGTTATCGGGGTTGCCAGTGCCACGACCAATATCTGGATTATCTTTTTATCAGGATTTGCGGCTATCTTAGCTGGTGCCTTTTCAATGGCTGGTGGAGAATATGTATCCGTTTCAACTCCAAAAGATACCGAGGAAGCTGCCGTTTCGCGAGAAAAACTCTTGTTAGACCAAGATAGGGAACTAGCCAAAAAATCCCTCGATGCTGCTTATATCCAAAATGGAGAATGCAAAACTTCTGCCCAACTCTTGACCAATAAGATCTTTCTTAAAAATCCACTCAAGGCTCTGGTAGAGGAAAAATATGGGATTGAGTATGAAGAATTTACCAATCCTTGGCACGCTGCCATTTCTAGCTTCGTTGCCTTTTTCCTTAGAAGTTTGCCTCCAATGCTGTCAGTGACCATTTTTCCAAGTGATTACCGCATCCCTGCTACTGTCCTTATTGTCGGTGTGGCCCTTCTTCTCACTGGTTACACTAGTGCCAGACTTGGAAAGGATCCGACTAGAACAGCTATGATTCGGAACCTTGCTATTGGTCTCTTGACCATGGGAGTTACCTTCCTGCTCGAACAACTTTTCAGCATTTAG
- a CDS encoding IS30 family transposase — protein sequence MQDNYTTKGKHLTIDSRRLIERWKKEGKSNREVASLLGKAPQTIHTEIKRGTVRQCLGKGRFKEVYSADYAQQSYENNRKRSVKKSSLTKELKEKILHYHNQKFSPEMMVMAKGVNVGISTIYYWIHHGKLGLSKQDLPYPRKGKALKKQASTNFKPAGQSIAQRPEAINLRLENGHYEIDTVLLTRAKNYCLLVLTDRKSRHQIIRLIPNKSAEVVNQALKLILKQHKILSITADNGTEFNRLSDVFSEEHIYYAHPYASWERGTNENHNRFIRRWLPKGTKKMTPKEVAFIEKWINNYPKKCLDYKSPREDFLMANLNLKFSVRNKSRNRFKFCRSFKYPARRCSWC from the coding sequence ATGCAAGACAATTATACTACAAAAGGTAAACATTTGACAATCGATAGCCGTCGCTTAATCGAAAGATGGAAAAAAGAAGGAAAATCAAATAGAGAAGTTGCCTCTCTACTTGGAAAAGCTCCTCAAACTATCCACACTGAAATCAAGCGTGGGACAGTCCGACAATGTCTTGGAAAAGGGCGCTTCAAAGAGGTTTATTCTGCCGACTACGCTCAACAGTCTTATGAAAACAATCGCAAGCGCTCGGTCAAGAAATCAAGCTTGACCAAGGAACTAAAGGAAAAGATTCTCCACTATCATAACCAAAAATTTTCGCCTGAAATGATGGTGATGGCTAAAGGGGTTAACGTGGGAATTTCAACCATTTACTATTGGATTCATCATGGAAAATTGGGGTTAAGCAAGCAGGATTTGCCTTACCCTAGAAAAGGAAAAGCGCTTAAGAAACAGGCCAGCACCAACTTTAAACCTGCTGGTCAATCCATCGCACAGCGGCCTGAAGCTATCAATCTTCGCTTGGAGAATGGGCATTATGAGATTGATACGGTTCTACTTACGAGAGCGAAAAACTACTGCTTGCTTGTCTTGACGGATCGAAAGAGTAGACATCAGATCATCCGATTGATTCCAAATAAAAGTGCTGAGGTGGTCAATCAGGCTCTAAAACTCATCTTAAAACAACACAAGATTCTTTCCATCACGGCAGATAATGGAACGGAATTCAATCGCTTGTCTGATGTATTTTCTGAGGAGCACATTTATTATGCGCACCCCTATGCCTCTTGGGAAAGGGGAACTAATGAGAATCACAACAGGTTCATTCGTAGATGGTTACCTAAGGGAACCAAGAAAATGACTCCCAAAGAAGTCGCATTCATCGAAAAGTGGATTAACAACTATCCTAAAAAATGCTTGGACTACAAGTCACCCAGAGAAGACTTCTTGATGGCTAACTTGAACTTGAAATTTAGCGTCAGAAACAAATCACGAAATCGATTCAAATTTTGCAGGTCGTTTAAATATCCTGCGCGCAGGTGTTCTTGGTGCTAA
- a CDS encoding Cof-type HAD-IIB family hydrolase produces the protein MIKLLALDMDGTLLNEAKEIPQAHIAAIHQAIEKGVKLVLCTGRPLFGVLPYYKKLGLDLQNEYVIVNNGCSTHQTSDWGLVDWQELSPADIEYLYDLAEKSDVQLTLFDESHYFVLGGKPNQVIENDAKLVFSDLTEISLEEATSGKLRMFQGMFLGTKEQTDDFEQRFAEELCQRFSGVRSQPVIYEAMPLGTTKATALSRLAEILKIDSSEIMAMGDANNDIEMLQFAGLGIAMGNASDYVKSLADAVTSSNEEDGVARAIEKYIL, from the coding sequence ATGATTAAACTACTAGCCTTGGATATGGATGGAACCCTCCTCAATGAAGCCAAGGAAATCCCACAGGCTCACATCGCTGCTATTCACCAAGCCATTGAAAAAGGTGTCAAACTGGTTCTCTGTACGGGTCGCCCCCTTTTCGGTGTCCTCCCCTACTACAAAAAACTGGGACTCGACCTCCAGAATGAGTATGTGATTGTTAACAACGGTTGTTCAACTCACCAGACTAGCGACTGGGGCTTGGTTGACTGGCAAGAACTTAGTCCAGCTGACATCGAATACCTCTATGACCTTGCTGAAAAGAGTGATGTTCAGTTGACACTTTTTGACGAGTCACATTATTTTGTTCTCGGTGGCAAACCCAATCAAGTTATTGAAAATGATGCTAAACTAGTATTTTCAGACCTGACTGAAATTTCTCTTGAAGAAGCGACTAGTGGAAAGTTACGGATGTTCCAAGGTATGTTTTTAGGAACAAAAGAACAAACAGACGATTTTGAGCAGCGTTTTGCTGAAGAGCTTTGCCAACGATTCAGTGGAGTTCGTTCGCAGCCTGTCATTTATGAAGCAATGCCGCTTGGAACGACAAAGGCTACTGCTCTTTCACGACTAGCTGAGATTTTGAAGATTGATTCCTCAGAGATTATGGCCATGGGCGATGCTAATAACGATATCGAAATGCTCCAGTTTGCAGGGCTTGGGATTGCAATGGGAAATGCCAGCGATTATGTCAAATCTCTTGCGGATGCCGTTACCTCAAGCAACGAAGAAGACGGCGTTGCGCGTGCTATTGAGAAATATATTCTATAA
- a CDS encoding CPBP family intramembrane glutamic endopeptidase yields MKKRAIQILLALSLIFYKSTWFWRVFNHLAKPYLPASREFFQILLLMESGVLFLAVIYLLVFAGKKIFHFKWQLRYFIYLLLGYIISYMSDFLFSYFISLSSNQISLNETVEMMGRQEFPYFLLIVCFIAPIAEELIYRGVLMTTFFKNSPWYGDVLLSAIIFGYIHINFALTPLAFFIYASGGLILALLYRMTKNLYYPILVHILINITAFWDVWLLLFSGS; encoded by the coding sequence ATGAAAAAACGGGCTATTCAAATTTTACTAGCATTGTCCTTAATTTTTTACAAATCAACTTGGTTTTGGAGAGTTTTCAATCACCTCGCAAAGCCCTATCTACCAGCAAGTCGTGAATTTTTTCAGATTCTGCTTTTGATGGAGAGCGGAGTTCTTTTCTTAGCGGTCATCTATCTACTGGTTTTTGCAGGAAAGAAAATTTTTCATTTCAAGTGGCAGCTGAGGTACTTCATCTACCTTTTACTGGGCTACATCATTTCATATATGTCTGACTTCCTCTTTTCGTATTTCATATCCCTGTCTTCAAATCAGATTTCTTTGAATGAAACGGTAGAAATGATGGGGAGACAGGAGTTCCCTTATTTCTTGCTCATCGTTTGCTTCATCGCCCCTATTGCTGAGGAATTGATTTATCGAGGTGTGCTTATGACAACCTTTTTCAAAAACTCACCTTGGTACGGAGATGTTTTGCTTTCTGCTATTATTTTCGGTTATATTCATATCAATTTTGCTTTAACTCCTCTTGCTTTTTTCATTTATGCTAGTGGAGGTCTTATTTTAGCTCTATTGTATCGCATGACTAAAAATCTCTACTATCCAATACTAGTTCATATTCTCATCAATATCACTGCCTTCTGGGATGTGTGGTTACTCCTATTTTCAGGAAGTTAG
- the aguA gene encoding agmatine deiminase, whose protein sequence is MMDSPKKLGYHMPAEYEPHHGTLMIWPTRPGSWPFQGKAAKRAFTQIIETIAEGERVYLLVEQAYLSEAQSYLGDKVVYLDIPTNDAWARDTGPTILVNDKGKKLAVDWAFNAWGGTYDGLYQDYEEDDQVASRFAEALGRPVYDAKPFVLEGGAIHSDGQGTILVTESCLLSPGRNPNLTKEEIENTLLESLGAEKVIWLPYGIYQDETNEHVDNVAAFVGPAELVLAWTDDENDPQYAMSKADLELLEQETDAKGCHFTIHKLPIPAVRQVVTEEDLPGYIYEEGEEKRYAGERLAASYVNFYIANKAVLVPQFEDVNDQVALDILSKCFPDRKVVGIPARDILLGGGNIHCITQQIPE, encoded by the coding sequence ATGATGGACAGTCCAAAAAAATTAGGCTATCACATGCCAGCAGAGTACGAACCCCATCATGGTACCCTCATGATATGGCCGACTCGACCAGGATCATGGCCTTTTCAAGGAAAGGCTGCTAAAAGAGCATTTACTCAGATCATCGAGACCATAGCAGAAGGGGAAAGAGTCTATCTTTTGGTGGAGCAGGCCTATCTATCTGAAGCCCAATCCTATCTTGGAGACAAGGTTGTTTATTTAGACATTCCCACCAATGATGCCTGGGCGCGTGATACTGGCCCAACCATTCTCGTCAATGATAAAGGTAAGAAATTAGCCGTGGATTGGGCCTTCAATGCTTGGGGAGGCACCTATGATGGTCTTTATCAAGATTATGAAGAGGATGACCAAGTAGCCAGTCGTTTTGCTGAGGCCTTGGGAAGGCCTGTCTATGATGCTAAACCTTTTGTACTGGAAGGAGGCGCAATCCATAGCGATGGTCAAGGAACTATTCTCGTAACTGAAAGTTGCTTGCTTAGTCCTGGTCGCAATCCTAACCTGACTAAAGAGGAGATTGAAAACACATTATTAGAAAGTCTTGGTGCTGAAAAAGTTATTTGGCTTCCTTATGGTATTTATCAGGATGAAACCAATGAACACGTCGATAATGTTGCTGCCTTTGTTGGTCCTGCTGAGCTTGTTTTGGCTTGGACAGATGACGAAAATGATCCCCAGTATGCCATGTCAAAAGCAGATCTCGAACTCTTAGAACAGGAAACAGATGCAAAAGGTTGTCACTTCACCATTCATAAATTGCCTATCCCTGCAGTTCGACAAGTTGTGACAGAAGAAGATTTGCCAGGCTACATCTATGAAGAAGGAGAAGAAAAGCGATACGCAGGTGAACGACTAGCAGCTTCCTACGTAAACTTTTATATCGCCAACAAGGCTGTCTTGGTTCCACAGTTTGAGGATGTAAACGACCAAGTGGCCTTAGATATCCTCAGCAAGTGTTTCCCAGACCGTAAAGTTGTCGGAATACCAGCCAGAGATATTCTCTTAGGTGGTGGCAATATCCACTGTATCACCCAACAAATTCCAGAATAG
- a CDS encoding SP_0924 family bacteriocin-like peptide, producing the protein MILMTKNINLTNEELELIQGGADPYGKNPNGRYDWEIEPVLTLPVHGFCPRGTYDLGYIGGGNHLCKGSAARF; encoded by the coding sequence ATGATTTTAATGACAAAAAATATAAATCTAACAAATGAAGAATTAGAGCTGATACAAGGTGGAGCAGATCCATATGGTAAAAATCCTAATGGTAGGTACGATTGGGAAATAGAACCAGTATTAACTCTGCCGGTTCATGGATTTTGTCCCAGAGGCACCTATGATTTAGGATATATTGGAGGAGGCAATCATCTTTGCAAAGGAAGTGCTGCGAGATTTTAA
- a CDS encoding saccharopine dehydrogenase family protein, producing MSRLLVIGCGGVAQVAISKICQDSETFTEIMIASRTKSKCDDLKAKLEGKTSTKIETAALDADKVEEVIALIESYKPEAVLNVALPYQDLTIMDACLATGVHYIDTANYEAEDTEDPEWRAIYEKRCKELGFTAYFDYSWQWAYQEKFKEAGLTALLGSGFDPGVTSVFSAYALKHYFDEIHYIDILDCNGGDHGYPFATNFNPEINLREVSAPGSYWEDGKWVEVEAMSIKREYDFPQVGQKDMYLLHHEEIESLAKNIPGVKRIRFFMTFGQSYLTHMKCLENVGLLRTDTINFNGQEIVPIQFLKALLPDPASLGPRTVGKTNIGCIFTGVKDGVEKTIYIYNVCDHQECYAEVGSQAISYTTGVPAMIGTKLVMNGTWKQAGVYNLEELDPDPFMEALNEYGLPWVVVENPQMVD from the coding sequence ATGAGTCGTTTACTAGTTATTGGTTGTGGGGGCGTTGCCCAAGTTGCTATTTCAAAGATTTGTCAAGATAGCGAAACATTTACAGAGATTATGATTGCTAGCCGTACCAAGTCAAAATGCGATGACTTGAAAGCGAAGCTAGAAGGCAAAACAAGTACTAAAATTGAAACTGCAGCACTTGATGCTGACAAGGTTGAAGAAGTGATTGCCCTGATTGAAAGCTACAAACCAGAAGCCGTTTTGAATGTAGCTCTGCCTTATCAAGATTTAACCATTATGGATGCTTGTTTGGCAACAGGTGTTCACTATATCGATACAGCCAACTACGAAGCAGAAGACACAGAAGACCCTGAGTGGCGTGCTATCTACGAAAAACGTTGTAAGGAACTTGGTTTTACAGCCTACTTTGACTACTCATGGCAGTGGGCTTATCAAGAGAAATTCAAAGAAGCAGGCTTGACTGCTCTTCTTGGTTCTGGTTTTGACCCAGGTGTAACTAGTGTCTTTTCAGCTTATGCCCTCAAACACTATTTTGATGAAATCCATTATATCGACATTTTAGACTGTAATGGCGGTGACCACGGTTATCCATTTGCAACCAACTTTAATCCAGAAATTAATCTCCGTGAGGTTTCTGCTCCAGGTTCTTACTGGGAAGATGGGAAATGGGTCGAAGTCGAAGCTATGTCTATCAAGCGTGAGTATGATTTCCCTCAAGTTGGACAAAAAGATATGTATCTCCTTCACCATGAAGAAATCGAATCATTGGCCAAGAACATTCCAGGTGTCAAACGCATTCGTTTCTTTATGACTTTTGGTCAATCTTACTTGACGCACATGAAATGTCTTGAAAATGTTGGACTCCTTCGTACGGATACCATTAACTTTAACGGCCAAGAAATTGTTCCAATTCAATTTTTGAAAGCCTTGCTTCCAGATCCTGCCAGTCTTGGGCCACGTACAGTCGGAAAAACCAATATTGGATGTATCTTTACAGGTGTCAAAGATGGCGTTGAAAAGACTATCTACATCTACAATGTTTGCGACCATCAAGAGTGCTATGCAGAAGTCGGGTCACAAGCAATTTCATACACGACAGGCGTTCCAGCCATGATTGGGACAAAATTAGTCATGAACGGAACTTGGAAACAAGCTGGAGTGTATAACCTTGAGGAGTTAGATCCAGATCCATTCATGGAAGCTTTGAATGAGTATGGTTTGCCATGGGTTGTGGTTGAAAATCCACAAATGGTGGACTAA
- the aguB gene encoding N-carbamoylputrescine amidase, with protein sequence MRNVRVATIQMQCAKDVATNIQTAERLVRQAAEQGAQIILLPELFEHPYFCQERQYDYYQYAQSVAENTAIQHFKVIAKELQVVLPISFYEKDGNVLYNSIAVIDADGEVLGVYRKTHIPDDHYYQEKFYFTPGNTGFKVWNTRYAKIGIGICWDQWFPETARCLALNGAELLFYPTAIGSEPILDTDSCGHWQRTMQGHAAANIVPVIAANRYGLEEVTPSEENGGQSSSLDFYGSSFMTDETGAILERAERQEEAVLLATYDLDKGASERLNWGLFRDRRPEMYRQITD encoded by the coding sequence ATGAGAAATGTAAGAGTTGCAACCATTCAGATGCAATGCGCTAAGGATGTGGCAACAAATATCCAAACCGCAGAGCGTTTAGTACGTCAGGCTGCTGAGCAAGGAGCCCAAATTATTCTCTTGCCCGAGTTGTTTGAACATCCCTATTTCTGTCAGGAACGTCAGTATGACTACTACCAGTATGCCCAATCTGTAGCGGAAAATACTGCCATTCAGCATTTTAAGGTGATTGCTAAGGAACTACAAGTTGTTTTACCAATCAGTTTCTATGAAAAAGATGGTAATGTCTTGTATAACTCTATTGCCGTCATTGATGCAGATGGGGAAGTGCTGGGCGTTTATCGAAAGACCCACATACCAGATGACCATTATTATCAAGAAAAATTCTATTTCACGCCTGGTAACACTGGTTTCAAGGTCTGGAATACTCGCTATGCTAAGATTGGTATCGGTATCTGTTGGGATCAATGGTTCCCCGAAACAGCCCGCTGTCTTGCTCTGAATGGGGCAGAATTGCTCTTTTATCCAACAGCCATCGGTTCAGAGCCGATTTTGGATACAGATAGTTGTGGTCACTGGCAACGTACTATGCAAGGGCACGCAGCAGCGAATATTGTTCCAGTCATCGCAGCCAATCGTTATGGTTTAGAGGAGGTTACTCCTAGTGAGGAAAATGGCGGACAGAGTTCCAGTCTTGACTTCTACGGTTCCTCCTTTATGACGGATGAAACAGGAGCTATTCTAGAACGAGCTGAAAGACAAGAAGAAGCTGTTCTGTTAGCTACTTATGACCTAGACAAGGGAGCAAGTGAACGCCTAAACTGGGGCTTGTTTCGAGATAGAAGACCAGAAATGTATAGACAAATTACAGATTAG
- the speE gene encoding polyamine aminopropyltransferase, which yields MDLWFSEVHTPDVKLSLRTAKQLYAGKSEWQDIEVLDTPAFGKILILNGHVLFSDADDFVYNEMTVHVPMAVHPNPKKVLVIGGGDGGVAQVLTLYPELEQIDIVEPDEMLVEVCREYFPDFAAGLDDPRVTIYYQNGLRFLRNCEDDYDIIINDATDPFGHTEGLFTKEFYGNSYRALKEDGIMIYQHGSPFFDEDESACRSMHRKVNQSFPISRVYQAHIPTSPAGYWLFGFASKKYHPVKDFDKEGWKKRQLFTEYYTANLHVGSFMLPKYVEDILEEEEGKK from the coding sequence ATGGATTTATGGTTTTCTGAAGTTCATACTCCAGATGTCAAATTGTCTCTGAGAACAGCCAAGCAACTTTACGCTGGAAAAAGTGAATGGCAGGATATCGAAGTCTTGGATACGCCAGCTTTTGGGAAAATACTGATTTTAAATGGCCATGTCTTGTTCTCAGATGCGGATGATTTCGTCTACAATGAAATGACCGTTCACGTTCCCATGGCTGTCCACCCAAATCCAAAGAAAGTATTGGTTATTGGGGGTGGTGACGGCGGTGTTGCCCAAGTATTAACACTCTATCCTGAACTGGAACAAATCGATATCGTGGAACCGGATGAGATGTTGGTCGAGGTCTGTCGTGAGTATTTCCCAGACTTTGCTGCAGGGCTAGATGATCCTCGTGTTACCATTTACTACCAAAATGGGCTACGCTTTTTGCGAAACTGCGAAGATGATTACGATATTATCATCAACGATGCGACAGATCCATTTGGCCATACGGAAGGACTCTTTACCAAGGAATTCTACGGCAATAGTTATCGAGCTCTGAAGGAAGACGGCATCATGATTTACCAGCATGGGAGTCCCTTCTTTGACGAGGATGAGTCGGCCTGCCGAAGCATGCACCGCAAGGTCAATCAATCCTTTCCAATCAGTCGGGTTTATCAGGCCCATATTCCAACTAGCCCAGCTGGCTATTGGTTGTTTGGATTTGCATCGAAAAAATACCACCCTGTCAAAGATTTTGACAAGGAAGGTTGGAAAAAACGCCAGCTTTTCACAGAATACTACACTGCAAACTTACACGTGGGATCCTTTATGTTGCCCAAGTATGTTGAGGACATTTTAGAAGAAGAGGAAGGAAAAAAATGA
- a CDS encoding aminotransferase class I/II-fold pyridoxal phosphate-dependent enzyme: protein MKELDQNQAPIYEALVKLRKKRIVPFDVPGHKRGRGNPELVELLGEKCVGIDVNSMKPLDNLGHPISIIRDAEELAADAFGASHAFLMIGGTTSSVQTMILATCKAGDKIILPRNVHKSAINALVLCGAIPIYIEMSVDPKIGIALGLENDRVAQAIKDHPDAKAILINNPTYYGICSDLKGLTEMAHEAGMMVLVDEAHGAHLHFTGKLPISAMDAGADMAAVSMHKSGGSLTQSSLLLIGEQMNPEYVRQIINLTQSTSASYLLMASLDISRRNLALRGKESFEEVIELSEYARHEINAIGGYYAYSKELIDGVSVCDFDVTKLSVYTQGIGLTGIEVYDLLRDEYDIQIEFGDIGNILAYISIGDRIQDIERLVGALADIKRLYSRDGKDLIAGEYIQPELVLSPQEAFYSERKSLTLDESVGQVCGEFVMCYPPGIPILAPGERITREIVDYIQFAKERGCSLQGTEDPEVNHINVIKRKTNYKKSQ from the coding sequence TTGAAAGAGTTAGATCAAAACCAAGCCCCAATTTATGAGGCCTTGGTGAAGTTACGCAAGAAAAGGATTGTTCCCTTTGATGTTCCAGGTCACAAGCGTGGACGGGGAAATCCAGAACTTGTCGAACTCTTAGGAGAAAAATGTGTAGGCATTGATGTCAATTCGATGAAACCCTTGGATAATTTAGGCCATCCTATTTCGATTATTCGTGATGCAGAGGAGCTGGCTGCAGATGCTTTTGGAGCTAGCCATGCCTTTCTAATGATTGGTGGAACAACTTCATCGGTGCAGACTATGATTCTGGCAACCTGCAAGGCAGGAGATAAGATTATTCTGCCACGAAATGTCCATAAATCTGCTATCAATGCGTTGGTTCTATGTGGTGCCATTCCCATCTATATCGAGATGAGTGTAGATCCTAAGATTGGTATCGCTTTAGGTCTTGAAAATGACCGAGTAGCACAGGCCATAAAGGACCATCCAGATGCTAAGGCTATCCTAATCAACAATCCTACTTACTACGGCATCTGTTCAGACCTAAAGGGGTTGACAGAAATGGCTCATGAAGCTGGCATGATGGTTTTAGTAGATGAAGCCCATGGAGCGCATTTGCATTTCACTGGTAAACTTCCAATTTCTGCTATGGATGCAGGAGCTGATATGGCAGCAGTTTCCATGCATAAGTCTGGTGGGAGTTTGACACAAAGTTCGCTTCTTTTAATCGGGGAGCAGATGAATCCCGAGTACGTTCGTCAGATTATAAACCTGACCCAGTCTACATCTGCCTCTTACTTATTGATGGCTAGTTTGGATATTTCACGTCGCAACTTGGCCCTTCGTGGTAAAGAGTCGTTTGAGGAAGTCATTGAGCTATCCGAGTACGCTCGTCATGAAATCAATGCCATTGGCGGTTACTATGCTTACTCAAAAGAGTTAATAGATGGTGTGTCGGTCTGTGATTTTGATGTAACCAAGTTGTCAGTTTACACTCAGGGAATAGGCTTAACAGGTATCGAGGTTTATGACCTCTTGCGAGACGAATACGACATTCAGATCGAGTTTGGTGATATCGGCAATATCTTGGCCTATATTTCCATCGGCGACCGCATCCAAGACATCGAGCGCTTGGTTGGTGCTCTGGCTGATATTAAGAGACTCTATTCACGAGATGGGAAGGACTTAATAGCTGGAGAATATATTCAGCCCGAGTTGGTGCTGTCTCCACAAGAAGCCTTCTATTCAGAGAGAAAAAGTTTGACCTTAGATGAGTCTGTTGGACAGGTCTGTGGAGAATTTGTCATGTGCTATCCTCCAGGGATTCCTATCTTGGCTCCTGGTGAACGCATTACACGAGAAATTGTAGACTATATCCAATTCGCCAAGGAACGTGGTTGCTCCCTCCAAGGGACGGAAGATCCAGAGGTCAATCATATCAACGTTATTAAGAGAAAGACAAACTATAAGAAAAGTCAATAG
- the nspC gene encoding carboxynorspermidine decarboxylase: protein MKLEQVPTPAYVIDLAKLEANCRILQYVQEEAGCKVLLAQKAYSLYKTYPLISQYLSGTTASGLYEAKLAREEFPGEVHVFAPAFKDADLEELLEIMDHIVFNSERQLRKHGPRCREAGVSVGLRLNPQCSTQGDHALYDPCAPGSRFGVTIDKIPSDLLDLVDGLHFHTLCEQGADDLQTTLKAVEEQFGPYLHEVKWLNMGGGHHITREGYDVDLLISEIKRIRKTYNLEIYIEPGEAIALNAGYLATEVLDIVENGMEILVLDASATCHMPDVLEMPYRPSLRNGFEAQEKAHTYRFSSNTCLTGDVIGDYSFENPVQIGDRLYFQDMAIYSFVKNNTFNGIGLPSLYLMDEQGDCSLLKAFGYQDFKGRLS, encoded by the coding sequence ATGAAGTTAGAACAAGTACCAACACCAGCCTATGTTATTGACTTGGCCAAGTTAGAAGCTAATTGCCGCATTCTACAATATGTACAAGAAGAGGCCGGTTGCAAGGTCTTGCTTGCCCAGAAGGCATATTCCCTCTACAAAACTTATCCCTTGATTAGCCAGTATCTATCAGGTACGACAGCTAGTGGACTCTATGAGGCCAAATTGGCAAGGGAAGAATTTCCTGGTGAAGTCCATGTATTTGCGCCTGCTTTCAAGGATGCAGACTTGGAGGAATTGCTAGAGATAATGGACCATATCGTCTTTAACTCAGAGAGACAGTTGCGTAAACACGGTCCGCGTTGTCGAGAGGCTGGTGTCAGTGTTGGTTTGCGCCTCAACCCTCAGTGTTCAACTCAAGGAGATCACGCGCTCTATGACCCTTGTGCACCAGGTTCTCGCTTTGGAGTTACTATAGACAAGATTCCGAGTGATTTGCTAGATTTGGTTGACGGACTTCATTTTCATACCCTTTGCGAGCAGGGAGCAGATGATTTACAAACAACTTTGAAAGCAGTAGAAGAACAGTTTGGTCCCTACTTACATGAGGTAAAATGGCTCAATATGGGTGGTGGTCATCATATTACAAGAGAAGGTTACGATGTGGATTTGCTGATTTCAGAAATCAAGCGTATCCGAAAAACTTACAATCTTGAAATCTATATCGAGCCTGGTGAAGCCATTGCGCTTAATGCGGGTTATTTAGCAACTGAGGTATTAGATATTGTAGAAAACGGTATGGAAATCTTGGTTTTAGACGCCTCTGCGACCTGCCATATGCCTGATGTACTTGAGATGCCCTATCGTCCATCTTTGAGAAATGGCTTTGAGGCACAGGAAAAAGCCCATACCTACAGATTTTCTTCTAATACCTGTCTGACGGGCGATGTGATTGGTGATTATAGTTTTGAAAATCCAGTCCAAATCGGAGACAGACTTTATTTTCAAGACATGGCCATTTATTCTTTTGTCAAAAATAATACCTTTAATGGTATTGGATTGCCAAGTCTCTATCTCATGGACGAACAGGGAGACTGTAGCTTACTCAAAGCTTTTGGCTATCAAGACTTTAAAGGGAGATTATCATGA